The following are encoded together in the Pedobacter steynii genome:
- a CDS encoding cytochrome ubiquinol oxidase subunit I: MDDFLAARLQMAFSLGFHIVFACIGMVMPFFMSLAHFYWLKTKNVVYRDVTKAWSKGVAIFFATGAVSGTVLSFELGLLWPKFMEHAGPIFGMPFSLEGTAFFIEAIALGFYLYGWNRINPWFHWATGVVVGISGLLSGILVVAANAWMNSPAGFDYIDGQYLNIDPIKAMFNDAWFSQALHMTVAAFVSTGFAVAGIHALMILRGKNVAFHSKAFKIAAVFGTIAACLQPISGDISAKDVAKRQPAKLAAMEAHFHTERNAPLIIGGIPDTAGKKVDYAIKIPGLLSFMATGDFNGEVKGLDSVPKENQPPVAVTHYAFQIMVGLGMAMVGLALLYFIALWKKKQWQTSSWLLKLFVMATPMGFIALEAGWTVTEVGRQPWIINGIMRTADAVTPMPGIAYSFYLFTGVYISLSVIVSLLLYRQIAMVGKLYDSSTEVPKS; the protein is encoded by the coding sequence ATGGACGATTTTTTAGCTGCCCGCCTTCAGATGGCCTTTTCTCTTGGCTTTCACATTGTATTTGCTTGTATTGGAATGGTGATGCCATTTTTTATGTCTCTGGCACACTTTTACTGGCTTAAAACCAAAAATGTAGTTTACCGTGATGTCACAAAAGCCTGGAGTAAGGGAGTGGCTATTTTTTTCGCTACGGGTGCGGTTTCAGGAACAGTACTGTCTTTTGAACTGGGCCTGCTCTGGCCTAAATTTATGGAGCATGCGGGCCCTATATTCGGAATGCCTTTCTCTTTAGAGGGAACGGCATTTTTTATTGAAGCGATTGCACTTGGATTTTACCTGTATGGCTGGAACCGGATCAATCCCTGGTTTCATTGGGCAACAGGAGTGGTGGTTGGTATCAGCGGATTGTTATCGGGGATCCTGGTGGTCGCTGCGAATGCCTGGATGAATAGTCCGGCAGGTTTTGATTATATAGACGGACAATACCTTAATATTGATCCGATAAAGGCGATGTTCAATGATGCCTGGTTTTCTCAGGCACTGCACATGACAGTAGCCGCTTTTGTGTCGACAGGTTTTGCAGTTGCCGGGATTCATGCCTTAATGATCCTCAGGGGTAAAAATGTAGCCTTTCACAGTAAGGCATTTAAGATTGCCGCAGTGTTCGGAACAATTGCAGCCTGTTTACAGCCCATCAGTGGCGATATCTCCGCTAAAGACGTAGCAAAGCGTCAGCCGGCTAAACTGGCAGCCATGGAGGCTCATTTTCATACCGAAAGAAATGCGCCGCTGATTATTGGAGGTATTCCTGATACGGCCGGAAAAAAAGTAGATTATGCCATCAAAATTCCTGGCTTGCTTAGTTTTATGGCGACCGGCGATTTTAATGGCGAAGTGAAGGGTCTGGATAGTGTGCCCAAAGAAAACCAACCTCCGGTTGCAGTAACACATTACGCTTTTCAGATAATGGTTGGATTGGGAATGGCTATGGTTGGTCTGGCACTATTGTATTTTATTGCGCTTTGGAAGAAGAAGCAATGGCAGACCAGCAGCTGGCTATTGAAATTATTTGTGATGGCTACGCCTATGGGCTTTATTGCGCTGGAAGCCGGCTGGACGGTTACTGAGGTTGGGCGACAACCCTGGATCATTAACGGGATCATGAGGACTGCCGATGCGGTTACCCCCATGCCGGGAATTGCGTATTCCTTTTACCTTTTTACCGGGGTGTACATTTCGCTTTCTGTAATTGTGAGTTTATTGTTATACCGCCAGATTGCCATGGTGGGTAAGTTATACGATTCTTCAACTG
- a CDS encoding GLPGLI family protein — protein sequence MKKQILLLSGITALLFSTVKAQKADSIRAKAIYAFTHIKDTTQRDKTVSEEMVLLLGSKTSAYLSMDKIRFDLQRKKDIEEQIKNSVPGKLSINIKANPKSVTNDEFYQYPADKKIIIKKKLVNNYLIEEPLPEINWNISSDTITISGLKCQKAIAHFKGRNYTAWFCPDLPFQSGPWKLNGLPGLILEAYDAKQEVVFKFQGFEKVHNTTPVNEEAESAIGGISISGKVKISGLSSAELLNSPTFYLPKGSIKTTQKEFDKLNEAMKKDPDGFINSSMAAEGRMTSGRRTTSKTTIITETENNPIELAEVK from the coding sequence ATGAAAAAACAGATTTTGTTATTAAGTGGCATTACGGCCTTACTTTTCAGTACTGTCAAAGCACAGAAAGCAGATAGCATCCGGGCAAAAGCAATTTATGCATTTACCCATATCAAAGACACCACTCAGCGCGATAAAACGGTCAGCGAAGAAATGGTTCTGCTTCTCGGTAGCAAAACCAGCGCCTACCTGAGTATGGATAAAATCCGTTTTGACCTGCAGCGTAAAAAAGATATTGAAGAACAGATCAAAAACTCGGTTCCGGGAAAGCTGAGCATTAACATCAAAGCCAATCCTAAAAGTGTAACCAATGATGAGTTCTATCAGTATCCGGCCGACAAAAAAATCATAATCAAAAAGAAACTGGTCAACAACTACCTCATTGAAGAACCGCTTCCCGAGATCAATTGGAACATCAGCTCGGATACGATTACAATTTCCGGTCTGAAATGTCAGAAAGCAATCGCTCATTTTAAAGGCAGAAACTATACCGCCTGGTTTTGTCCGGACCTCCCTTTTCAAAGCGGCCCCTGGAAGCTCAATGGCTTACCTGGATTAATTCTGGAAGCCTATGATGCTAAACAAGAAGTAGTCTTTAAGTTTCAGGGCTTTGAAAAGGTGCACAATACCACTCCTGTAAATGAGGAAGCAGAATCAGCTATTGGTGGGATCAGCATCAGTGGAAAAGTAAAAATCTCCGGATTAAGTAGTGCGGAGTTGCTGAACTCCCCGACATTTTATTTACCCAAAGGCAGCATAAAAACTACCCAGAAGGAGTTTGACAAACTCAATGAGGCGATGAAGAAAGATCCTGATGGTTTCATCAATTCTTCAATGGCTGCTGAAGGCCGGATGACAAGCGGACGAAGGACCACGAGTAAAACCACGATCATCACGGAAACGGAAAACAATCCTATAGAATTAGCTGAGGTAAAATGA
- a CDS encoding carboxypeptidase-like regulatory domain-containing protein — MKIAIFWISLLWCLFFMKQAMAQNQITGQVKDQKGKAVNAATVTLKSGDGKIIAFTRSNENGAYQLKLPAAQTTGFSIEVSSLGYKREVQSLSDQNKGYDFVLSESTIALPTVVINNRPRLRLDGDTLNYKLSDFSNPQDRVLGDVLKKMPGIEVANDGKISYNGKNISNFYIDGDNLLDDKYNIATKSIPKEAVDKVQVIQNDQPIKMLRNKTNSDDVALNITIKNEAKLRLMGQASLGAGLPNRFDENINGMMFNKKYKGINYLKGNNIGNDPAREITAHNFSDLNERLNNNKPGALLSTGAAGVPDLPQNRYLFNRAALLNVNNLFNLKKEVQLKTNLYYLIDRQQRDYDKFTEYYLPSGNVSFTEKQNNTARPDQLRAQASLNINRENSYLDNTFISNYKPTKYQVGLTTNGIPFGQQLQQRAFDISNEFSYLNTLKNGHIYNLYSYLSYSNQPEKLQVNSGLNEEQFNNGIPYSGLIQQSNTPAYFSNSYLSFKKVSSGIIQTYKTGFSFQDQQLNSELQTIQQNSQVQPAAIDAVNDLQWKRSNLYAEGLYEFETKNEKLKASLNVPLSYQYIHYQDPGYALDRKMNRFFVNPGLRLKYQTGIENYLQLSYTLKNELGTMDDVYRGAILRNYRSLYTNNAPLSEQKNNTAALSFTYRKAITLFFFNLQASYSNINLNTISSSILTNNLQERIVLPYENNINAYNLAGNVSKYWFELRTTFSMGLTWSKTRSNQFQNNELLPYNAINNGIKAGFQSKISSTTNFNYAVNYNVMESKSTLNKEESIKYKQLRQLAELSFMPVKDLFLNLSAEHLYTKQSGQDRLSYIFSDLSARYKVNKINTDFEFGISNLGNIKTYRTVYLSGNAFTSGTYQIPGRIAMFKAALTF; from the coding sequence ATGAAAATAGCTATTTTTTGGATCAGTCTCCTTTGGTGTTTGTTTTTCATGAAGCAGGCTATGGCGCAAAATCAGATCACCGGACAGGTCAAAGACCAAAAGGGAAAAGCTGTAAATGCAGCTACAGTTACTTTGAAAAGCGGTGATGGAAAGATTATCGCCTTTACCCGAAGTAATGAAAATGGAGCTTATCAGCTTAAGCTTCCGGCAGCACAAACTACCGGGTTTTCTATTGAAGTAAGTAGCCTGGGCTATAAACGGGAAGTACAATCGCTATCCGACCAGAACAAAGGATATGATTTTGTACTCAGTGAATCCACCATCGCCCTACCCACGGTCGTCATCAATAACAGACCCAGGTTAAGGCTGGATGGCGATACCCTAAACTACAAGTTATCAGATTTCAGTAATCCGCAGGACCGGGTATTGGGTGATGTATTGAAAAAAATGCCGGGGATTGAAGTGGCTAACGATGGCAAAATCTCCTACAATGGCAAAAACATCTCTAACTTTTACATTGATGGCGACAATCTCCTGGATGATAAATACAACATTGCGACGAAAAGCATACCTAAAGAAGCGGTAGACAAGGTCCAGGTGATTCAGAATGACCAACCTATAAAAATGCTCAGGAATAAGACAAACAGCGATGACGTCGCCCTGAACATCACTATAAAAAACGAGGCAAAACTCAGACTGATGGGCCAGGCCAGCCTCGGTGCCGGTCTTCCAAACCGCTTCGATGAAAATATCAATGGAATGATGTTCAATAAGAAATATAAGGGCATCAATTACCTGAAAGGGAACAACATCGGAAATGATCCGGCCAGGGAAATCACTGCCCATAATTTCTCAGACCTGAATGAGCGCCTGAACAACAATAAACCAGGCGCGCTTTTATCTACAGGAGCCGCCGGCGTACCAGACCTGCCCCAGAACAGATACCTGTTTAACCGGGCCGCCCTACTCAACGTCAATAACCTCTTTAACCTGAAAAAAGAAGTACAATTAAAAACAAACCTCTATTATCTGATAGACCGCCAGCAAAGGGATTATGATAAGTTTACAGAATATTACCTGCCTTCAGGAAATGTAAGCTTTACAGAAAAACAAAACAATACGGCAAGACCAGATCAGCTCAGGGCGCAGGCAAGCCTGAACATCAACCGGGAAAATTCCTACCTCGACAATACTTTCATCAGCAATTATAAACCGACGAAATATCAGGTGGGCTTAACCACAAATGGAATTCCGTTCGGGCAGCAACTGCAACAAAGAGCATTTGACATTTCGAATGAATTCAGTTACCTGAATACCCTTAAGAACGGGCATATCTACAACCTGTATTCTTATTTAAGTTATAGCAATCAACCGGAAAAACTTCAGGTCAACTCTGGTTTGAATGAGGAGCAATTTAACAATGGAATCCCCTATTCAGGATTAATCCAGCAAAGCAATACCCCGGCCTATTTCTCGAATAGCTACCTCTCCTTTAAAAAGGTATCATCCGGAATTATTCAAACTTATAAAACCGGTTTTAGTTTCCAGGATCAACAATTAAATTCAGAACTCCAGACCATACAACAGAATTCACAGGTCCAGCCGGCTGCAATTGATGCGGTTAACGATCTTCAATGGAAGCGTTCCAACCTCTACGCCGAAGGATTATATGAATTTGAGACGAAAAATGAAAAATTAAAAGCGAGTCTCAATGTACCGTTGAGCTATCAGTACATTCATTATCAGGACCCAGGCTATGCATTGGATAGAAAAATGAACCGTTTCTTTGTAAACCCGGGATTGAGGCTCAAATACCAGACTGGAATAGAAAACTATTTACAACTTTCCTATACCCTAAAAAATGAGCTGGGCACGATGGACGACGTTTACCGGGGGGCTATATTGAGAAATTATCGCAGTTTGTACACCAATAATGCCCCTTTGTCTGAACAAAAAAACAATACGGCTGCACTTAGCTTCACTTACAGAAAGGCCATTACCCTTTTCTTTTTCAATCTGCAGGCGAGCTACAGCAACATCAACCTGAACACCATCTCTTCCAGTATACTGACCAACAACCTGCAGGAAAGGATTGTATTACCTTATGAAAATAACATCAACGCTTATAATCTGGCGGGAAATGTCAGCAAATACTGGTTTGAATTGAGAACGACGTTCAGCATGGGATTAACCTGGTCAAAAACCAGGAGCAACCAGTTTCAGAATAATGAACTACTTCCTTACAATGCGATTAACAATGGAATAAAAGCCGGATTCCAAAGCAAAATCAGCAGCACGACCAATTTCAATTATGCTGTAAATTATAACGTGATGGAAAGTAAAAGCACGCTAAATAAAGAAGAATCTATAAAGTATAAACAGCTGAGACAACTGGCAGAACTTTCGTTTATGCCGGTCAAAGATCTTTTCCTCAACTTATCTGCTGAACACCTTTATACCAAACAATCCGGGCAGGACAGGTTGAGCTATATTTTCTCAGACCTGAGTGCCAGGTATAAGGTTAATAAGATCAATACCGATTTTGAATTTGGAATCAGCAATCTTGGAAACATAAAGACCTATAGAACGGTATACCTGTCGGGAAATGCCTTTACTTCCGGAACTTATCAGATACCGGGAAGGATTGCGATGTT